A stretch of the Lactuca sativa cultivar Salinas chromosome 9, Lsat_Salinas_v11, whole genome shotgun sequence genome encodes the following:
- the LOC111879358 gene encoding dirigent protein 21: protein MANNLISTSTAATTFIVVLLSLLLAGKSQTFSTSLRRTAMPRGKQNLTHLHFFYHNVVGGPNATAIRVAEAPITNTSATGFGAVIMVDNLLTVGPEPNSTRVGRAQGMYASADLNNMSFMMVHNYVFDEERYNGSTLSILGRNPLNSPVREFPVIGGSGVFRFARGYAKARTYFLNATNRDAIVEYNIYVLHY from the coding sequence ATGGCAAACAATCTCATCTCCACTTCCACAGCTGCCACCACCTTCATAGTCGTCCTTCTCTCACTCCTCCTCGCCGGAAAATCCCAGACTTTCTCAACCAGCTTGCGACGAACAGCGATGCCACGTGGAAAGCAAAACCTAACACACCTCCATTTTTTCTACCACAACGTGGTTGGCGGCCCAAATGCAACCGCCATTCGGGTGGCTGAAGCCCCAATTACCAACACTTCCGCCACCGGATTTGGGGCGGTGATCATGGTGGACAACCTCTTGACAGTGGGGCCGGAACCTAACTCTACTCGGGTGGGAAGAGCTCAAGGGATGTATGCATCTGCGGATTTGAATAATATGAGCTTTATGATGGTTCACAACTATGTGTTTGATGAAGAAAGGTATAATGGAAGCACTTTGAGTATATTGGGTCGGAACCCTCTTAATTCGCCGGTAAGAGAGTTCCCGGTGATTGGAGGGAGTGGTGTTTTCCGATTTGCTCGAGGGTATGCTAAAGCTCGGACTTATTTTCTAAATGCGACCAATCGAGATGCCATTGTCGAGTACAATATTTATGTCCTTCATTATTGA